The genomic window CGGTCCAAGATTGGCGCGGGCGCCACGGTCACGACCGGGGTCTGCGCCGGCTCCGCAACAGGCGCGCTTGCGGCGGTCGGGTCACGCTGGCAGGCGCTTAGAAAAACGAGGGACGCCGCAAGCGCGACGACCGATGGACGAGGCGGCACAATCGGTTCGAGCATGGAACCACCCTAGCACGTGAACCGCTGAGAGGGAGCCGATCTCACGAAATTGGTTGACGCGAGAGACGGGGGACGGTCTGCACGGCATCATGACTTTCGATCAGATCGCGGCGCTCGCCGTTCTTGTCGGCGTTGTCGGCGTCCTCATTCATGGCAAGGTCCGAGCCGATGTCGTCGCCCTGACCGGTGCGGCGGTGCTGCTGTTGCTGGGTGTCGTTCGGCCTGTCGAGGTCCAGGGCGCCTTCGCCAGTCCCGCAGTCATCGCCCTGGCCGGCCTATTCGTGATCGCCTACGCCATCGAGTTGTCGGGGCTGCTTGGCTGGTTGATCCGCCAGGCCACACAGCTGGCCTCGAGGATCGGCGCCAGGGGCATCTGGATCGTCATCGGCCTTTGCGGATCGGTCGGCGGCTTCTTGAACAACACGCCGGTGGTGGTGCTGGCTGCGCCGGTGATCCGCGACGTGGCCCAGTCGCTTCGGCTGTCGCCCAAACGTTTCCTGATGCCTTTAAGCCATGTCACCGTCATGGGCGGGCTGCTGACCCTGATCGGCACCTCGACCAACCTCCTGGTCAACGACATGGCGCGCAACGCAGGACAGCCCGTCTTTGGCCTTTTCGAGATAACCCCCGTTGGCTTGGCGATCGCCGTCGTCGGCGGCCTGTGGCTGTATTTCGTCGGCGCCCGCCAGCTTGGTCGGTCCGTCGCCATGGACGAGGCGGAAGCCGCACGACTGGCGGAGATGGAGGAGGCGCGGCAGCGCGCCGAAGCCGAAGCAATTTCAAAACGCCGGCGACGCCTGCCATTCGGCCTTCCCCGTCTTGGCGGATCCCGCAATCAGGCCGATGGCTCCGGCGACGCGCATCTGGGCGACATTAATCTGTACAGCGCGGCGGACCGGCCATTCCGACTTCGCCCGGCGATGATCGCCTTGGGCATCTTCGTTCTGGTGATCATCTCGGCTGCGCTCGGCTGGGCGCCCATCGCCGCCTCCGCCTTCGCCGGCGCTGTCGCCTTGATCCTGCTTCGGGTCATTACGCCCGAAGAAGCCTACGCCGGACTGAGGCCCGAAATCCTGCTGCTGATCGCGGGAATGGTGGTTGTCGGCACGGCGATCGAGGTGACCGGTCTGGCCTCCGCCGGCGCCGACCGTCTGATCGGGTTCATCCGTCCGCTCGGCCCGCTCGGGGCGTTGATCGTGCTGTACGGCGTGACCCTGTTCGCCACCGAACTGCTATCCAATGCGACCGTCGCGGTCCTGATCACGCCCATCGCCGTGGCCTTGGCCGAAAGCCTGGGCGTCGATCCCCGCCCCTTCCTGGTCTGCGTCATGATGGCGGCCTCGGCGGCCTTCGCCACCCCCTTCGGCTATCAGACCAATGTGCTGGTCTTCAACATGGGCGGCTACAGCTACATGGACTTCGTGCGCGTCGGCCTGCCTTTGAACCTGATCACCTGGGTCGCCGCCATGGTGGCCATCCCGATCTTCTTCCCGTTCTGAACACCCGCCCCGCTTTTTCGACAGGCCCAAAACGCCCTTGCGATGGTTGGCAGTCGATCCGCTGCTCGCTACCAACCTTGTGGGGCAAGGCGAGGGGAAGCGCATGGGTATGGGAACGGTCTTAAGGACGCTGATCTTCGGCAAGGACGCCGATCGCAAACGACGGTCCGCCAAGGCGGCGCGCATTCGCGCCCTCCCCGACCGGCGCGTGATGGCCGAAAGCTACGTCCCCGCCCTGGCCGCAGAGGGCGGCCGCATACTGTGGGTCGGGTGCCGCGAATATACGCTGGACGATTACGCCGCGCTGGAAGGCGGCGGAGGAGAAGTCTGGACAACCGATATTGACGCCACAGCCGAGCGCTGGGGCCGAAGCGGCCGGCATCGCACCGGCGACGTCTGTGAGGCGGACGGGATTTTCTCCGACGTGCGCTTCGACGCCGTCGTCTGCAATGGGGTGCTGGGCTATGGCGTCGACAGTTCCGAACAGCAGCAACAGGCGCTGAAGGCGTTGGCCGCCATCCTTCGGCCCAGCGGACGGCTGCTGCTCGGCTGGAACACAGATAAGATCAGCGACCCCGTCGCGGCAGGCCTGACCGAGGCGCACTTCGATCCGGCGCCGCTGGGCGACCGATCCTCACGCGTCCTGTTTGACGCCGTGACCCACGTCTACGACAGCTTCGTTCGCAAGGCCTGAGCGGCCGGCTCAGGCGCCGGACTGCGTCCCTTCTCGCATTTGACCGAAAGACCCGCGAGCGCTCGACGGCGACCGGCCCGAGGATGACCGATCCGCCAAGGTCTCGCGAAGGGCGTCCAGTTCGGCGGCGCGGGCGGCGGGGGCATGCACACGTTCGACGAACGCCTGGCCCGCGCGCGCCAAAGACAGCCGTTCCTCCGGATTTTCGACGAGGTGGTTGATCGCCACCGTGAGCGGCTCCGCGTTTTCGACATCGACGTAGATGGCGTGCTCGCCGCTTGCTTCGCGCAAACCCCCGCGTCCGGACGAAATCAGGGCCGCCCCCGCCGCATGCGCCTCCAACGCCGCCAGCCCCATCGCCTCACGAACGCGAGACGGTGTGACCGCGATGGCCGCGCGACGCGTCACGGCCCGGACCTCGTCCAGAGACGCGGATTTGTAAATTTCGACACGGTCGCCGAACCGATCCAGCGCGCCGATCAGCGGCGCGGCCCAGTCCCTATGCTTCTCCCAGTCGCCCAGCATCAGGGCGCCGCGCCAGTCGGGATGACGATCAAGCGTCTCTGCCAGGGCGACGCAGAACAGGTCCAGACCCTTGTCGCGCATGGCGCGGCCGGAAAACAGGATCAGATTCTCGCGCGTGTCCGGCGACGCGCGCCAGGCCTCGATCGCGATCGGGTTGCAGACCGAGGCGACCCGGTCCGCCAGACGCGGATAGTCTTCCGCAAACTCCTGCCCCGCCGCCTGGCTGACGAAAACCAGCCGGTTGAAGCGCGCTAGGCGACGACCATAGCGGAAGGCTTCGATGACGTTCTTGGCCGGCTTTATGCGCGTGTGGCGGTACAGGACATGAACGGCGGCCGGAAATCGGCGCGCCAGTTCTGACGCCATCTTCAGCTGCTGATGATATTCGACGATGTCCGGCGATACCGCGCGCAGAATGGACGCCACCGCCGCGTTTCGCGCCTTGCGTCCCAGGCCGGCCGGCACGGTCTGGATGTTGAGGTCAGGCTGCGGGGCAGCGCCGTCGTCGCAAATCAGGGTGATCGAGCGATTCAGCCGGCTGTGCGCCGCCAGGGTGCGAACCACCGTCTCCATCGAATTGTCCTTGCCAGGACAGAAGCTGCACCCACGGGGCAGAACGACGGCGATACGCATGGTCAACCTTGCTTACGGACGGAGACGGTCGAAAAGATTTCAGGATGAACGGCGGCGCCGGTGGCGCGGCGACCGCGCGGACCGTTGAGGCCCAACAGGCGACGCGCCTTGAAGCCGGCCTTCAGCCATGGCTCCGCCGCCGACCGGCGGATGCCCTTCACATCGATGAAGGTGACGTCGCCGTGACCCGACAGGGTGTGAAAGCCGTCGCCGTATCCGTCCAGCAGATGGCCCGGCTCGAACCTTTTCACGACCACGGCCGAAAACGCGTCCGGGGTCAGCGTGTGGATCCGCAAAAGATTGATGGCCGCGCCATAAGTCGATGCGCAGTCCTGAACCGGCAGATGAAGCGCGCCGCCGTGGACGAAGGCCGAACCGCCCGGTCGGGACGTCTCGAATCCGCGCATGACAGGATTGCCGACATGCGGCGTCCAGGGACCAGTCAATGCATCCGCGCTGGCGATGTGCAACTCACGCATCGCCCGGTCGTCCGGCCCCGACAATGCATGGAACATCCACCACCGGCCGTCGTGCTTGACCACCGTCGCGTCGATCGCAGCCGCCTCGCCGATGCGGGCCACCGCTTCCCACTGATCCGGGAAACGCACACAGCGATACAGGATCAGCCCGCCGCTCTTGTAGCCTTCGGGCAGCATGTAGAGTTCGCCGCCATCCTCGATCAGGCTCGGATAGGACAGGTGCCAGGGCTCGGACAGGGCCACGCCCTGCCCCACCAGCCGGTCGTCGGCGTCGTACTGGCGATAGTGAATCTCGCCTCGACGCACATAATAGTCGAACGCCTCGACGAAGAGGGTCAGCACGCCGTCGCGCGTGATCCCGAACGGGTCCGCGACATAGGCATGAGGGCCGCAGTCCGGCAGCCAGACGATCTCGTCCGCGCGCAGTTCATGGTCAATGAAGCTGCTTAAGGGTCGGCGGATGAAGCCTGAGCGCCAGAGATCGAACATGACGACGCCCTAGCTGGCCGAGAAGACCGGCACCGTGGAGTCGTCGTGTCCAACCAGCCTGCGCATTTTGGTCCTGCTCGTCGCCGTGGCACGGCGCCTTCATGGTCAAGACGGCGCCGAGCGACCCTTGCCTCACGAAAATCGTCACGGCATTGAGGAGGCGAGCCCGGGATTGGCGCACGAGAGGACTTCATCTGCTTGACCGCGCCGTCCGCGCATCCCCTGATCGCCGCCTACCTCGAGCAGCGCGAGGATCTGGCCCGGTTCTGTCGCGCGCGGCTGGGCGGTGCATCGAGCGACATCGATGATGTGTTGCAGGACATCTATCTCAAGGTGGCCGCGCTTGATCCGTCGATCCAGCCGGACAATCCCCGCGCCTTCCTCTTTCGCCTGACCTCCAATCTGTTGATGGACCGTTGGCGTTCCGGTCAGCGCGCAGTCCACCGCGACAGCGAATGGAGGCGGCTAAACCATGAGGTCGGCTCAAGCGAGGATCTGGAAGGCGCTCCATCCGCCGAGGCGGTCGTCGCCGGTCGTGAAAGACTGGCCTGCCTCGTCGCCGCCCTGGAAACCCTGCCATCCAAGACGCAGACGGTGTTTCGGCTGCACAAGTTCGAGGGCGTGAGCTACGCCGACGTCGCAGCCCAACTCGGCATTTCCCGCAGTTCCGTTGAGAAGCACATGATGGACGCCCTGCGCGTCCTGGCTCGCAAGGTTCAACCCTGATGCACGCAGTTTTCGCCCTATTGGAGGCTCTGTCTGAAGGTGGCGGCTTGGCGGCGGCGTCTTGTCATCAGGAGGCAGGTCGCTCGGCGGCCGGCCAGGCCGGGATCGGATGAGCGCACAGACCGACATCGAGGAAGAGGCGCGGCATTGGTTCGTCACCCTGCGTGACGACGATGCGCCCGAATCCGCCTGGCTCGATTTCCAGGACTGGCTCGAGGCCTCGTCGGCGCATGTCGCCGCCTATGACGCCATCGAGAGCCTGTGGGTCGATCTGGACGTCGCCGCGCCACGGCCCGTGATCGCGCCCGTCGTGAACCTGGCCGAGGCTAGAGTTGGCCGCACGAAGGGCCGCACGTCCTGGCTCGCGGCTGGACTTGGCGTCGCCGCCAGCGTCGCGCTGGCGGTCGGTCTGTCGTTCTGGCTCGTGCCTGACGGGCGAACCTACGCGACGACCGACGCGCCGCTCACCGTCGCGCTGGAGGACGGGTCGCACGTCTATCTGAACCGCCACTCGTCGCTGGGTGTCCGTTTTGAACGCGGCAGGCGGTCGGTCGCCCTGACACAGGGCGAGGCCGCTTTCGATATCGTCCACGAACCATCCCGTCCCTTCGTCGTCGCCGCAGGCGATCATCAGGTCGAAGTTCTCGGCACCGCCTTCAACGTGCTGAACTACGGCGATGGCTTTGCAGTCGCCGTCGCACGCGGCGTGGTCGCCGTCTCACCGGTCAACGCGCCGAAGGTTCGGCTGACCGCAGGCCAGGCGCTGGAGCAGCACGGCATGCAAACCCCTGCGCTGTCGAGCGTCGCGCCAGATCAGGCTTCGCCCTGGCGGCAAGGCGTGCTGGTCTATCGCAATCGTCCGCTCGCGGATGTCACCGACGATCTTTCGCGTTATCTCGACAAACCTGTTGTGCTATCGAGGTCGGCCCAGGCGCTAAGGTTCACGGGCGCCCTGCGTATTGGCGACGAGGCCGTGATGTTGAGACAGTTGCAGGATTTCGTTCCCGTCCGCGTGGATGTCTCGGCGCGCGGAGTCCGCGTCACCGCGCGTGAGGCCGGTTAAGACCTGGCGGCCCGAACTTCCCGGCCTTTCCAAGCCACACGCCGCCGCCCTCCTTCCCAGCCTGCTGCTGTTTGCGACGACCGCGCTGAGCACGCCGGCCTATGCCGATGCGCGCGCCTTGGATTTCTACATTCCACGCCAACCCATCGACGGCGCGCTGCTGGATCTGGCGCTTCAGGCGCGCGTGTCTCTGGGAGGCAGCGTCACGGCGTGTTCAGGCTTCGGCCCCGCGATCAACGGCCGAATGTCGCTGGACGCGGCCCTTACACGATTGCTGGCGGGCAGCGGATGTCGCCACGCCATTCGCCAAGACGGCGCTGTGATCATCAGCAGGCAATTGAGCGCGGCGTCCGCTGCCGCTCGACCAATCGCCCCACGCCCCACTGCTCCTGTGGCGCCGCCCGAAGACGTGGCTCAGGTCAGCGAGGTCGTCGTGACCGCCCCCCGCCGTCCTGAACTGATCCAGTCTTCGTCGTCGGCCATGACGGCGGTCGGTGCCGAACGCATCGCCCGCGCCGGGGTCACAGGAATGCAGGGACTGGACAGTTTCGTCTCCGGAATGACGGTGACCAACCTCGGCCCTGGTCGGAACAAGATTCTGCTGCGCGGAGTCTCGGACGGGGTCTTCACCGGCCTGACCCAATCCACCGTCGGCCTCTATCTTGATTTGACGCCGATCACCTATGCCGCGCCCGATCCGGATCTGAAGCTGATCGACATCGATCGGGTGGAGGTGCTGCGTGGTCCCCAAGGCACGCTGTACGGCACCGGCCCGATCGGGGGCGTCGTGCGCATCGTCACACGTGCCCCGGCCTTCGGGCAGGAAGCCTTGTCCCTCGCCGCGACCCGGTCGCGCACCGGGGGCGGCGGTTGGAACTCGGACTATTCCCTTATCGCGAACGTCCCGGTCGCCGGTAATCGGGCCGCGATCCGCGCGGCGATCTATGGCGAAACCTACAGCGGCTATATCAACGACGTCGAACTGAAGCTCAGGCGGGTCAACGACGGCATGCGACGCGGCGGTCGACTGTCGACGGCGCTGGAAATCTCGCCAGGCTGGACCGCTCGCGCCGGTGTCGTGCATCAGTCGATCGTCACCGAAGACACCCACTACGTCTACCGGGGCCTCGGCCCCTTTCGACGCGCGAACCTGGTGCGCGAGCCGCATCAGAACCGCTTCGATCAGTTCTCGGGCTCTCTCGAAGGTCAGGGCGGCTGGGGCCGAATGAATGCGTCGTTGGCCGTGGTCGAACATGGCTTCAAGAGCCGCTACGACGCCTCAAGCGCCCTGCGGCGTTTCGGTTCCGGCTGGCGGATCGGCGCGCTCGACGAGAGCAAAAACATCCATCTCGTCGTCGGCGAAGCCAACCTCGCCTCACCGGATATCGGTCGCTGGCGCTGGCTCGCCGGCGCTCTGGCGTCGTCCAGCACCACGCACACCGCCCCCATTCTGGCCGCCCTGACGCCGGCGCCGCACCCGGTCTATTCCGAAGACAGACGCGACCGTCTCGACGAGGCCGCCCTGTACGGCGAAGCATCGCTGGACCTGCCCTATGACCTGACGCTGACGGCCGGCGCGCGCTACTATGTGCTGGAGTACGACACCACGTCCTCGGTCATCCAAGGCCGGCGTTCGCGGCTTTTCGACGGACATGGCGAGTCCGCAGGCCTGACCCCCAAGCTCGCTCTGGCGTGGACGCCCAGCGACCAGCTGAACCTGTCGGCGCAGATCAGCCAAGGACACCGCGCCGGCGGCTTCAACACGGCCGGCGTTATTGGCCAGGATTTTAGCGGGGCAGCCGATTCCCCTGCCCGCGAATATCAGCCCGATGCGCTGTGGAACGTCGAGATCGGCGCGAAATACCGCTCGCCGGACGGACGCGCCCGCGTCCGTGCCGCCGCTTACGCCGCGCGCTGGCGCAATGTGCAGAGCGACCAGTTTCTGCCCAGCGGCCTGGCCTACGTCGTCAATGTCGGCGACGGCGCCGACAAGGGCGTGGAGGTCGAGACGAACTGGCGTCCATTCGAGGCTTTGGAGGTTTTCGCCAACGGCCTGATCGCCGATCCGCGCATCACCGATCCAAACGTCCAGTTCGATTCGCGAAGGAACGCGGGACTGCCCGGCGTGCCCAGAACGTCCGCTAACCTGGGCTTCACATGGCGTCAGCCGCTTCGCGAGCAACTGCACCTGCTCGCAGACGGCGGCCTGTCCTACGTCGGCGCCTCCCGCCTGACCTTTGACGGACGTCAGAAGCATCGGATGGGCGACTATGCGACAGGGCGGTTGTCGCTGGGCGTCGAGGCCTCAGCCTGGACCGCACGCTTGTTCGTGGACAACCTGTTCGACACCAAGGCCAACACCTTCGCCTACAGCGACCCGTTCCGACTGCCGGACGCCCAGGCCATAACGCCTCTCCGACCTCGAACGATCGGTCTGACGCTGACGTGGACGGCGCGCTAGCCAGGGCGCGCGAATGTCGCGAGCCAGACCGAACAGGGTCGGCGCCGACAGCGGGTTCGGACTGGTCGGTTCCGCGAGAGGAAGTCTAGGCGAACCTCATATCCCGGAACGCGGCCAACGCCCTCCACACCGGGTCAATCTGATCGCAACGCTCACATTGGCGCTGCCGCCGCGTCGGTGTTTACCGGCGGTTGGTAAGTTTCGAATACGATCTGCAGATCAACGTTCGGAACGAGATTGTTAGTGAGCGTCCCAAGCCAACCCTTCGCCTTCACAGCGGCGCCGCCCATGCAGGCGGCCGGCGTCATCGATCATCTGGAAACGGCGCGGGCTTTGATCGAGAGGCGCTTTTCCGACGCCGGAGAGCGGCTGGCGGGATCGCTGGACATGGTGGGGCGACTGATCGAGTCTCTGGATCGCTTGGAGGTCACGCTGGACGCCAAGTCGGTTTCGAACACGACCCAGGAGCTTCTGTCCACGGCCGACGGCCTGAATGCTCTACCCCAGGCGCAACATGAGCGGGTCGCCTACTTCGCCAACATCAAGACCGCCGGTGAGCAACTCGGGTCCAACATCGAGTCGATGCGGACCACGCTTCGCTATCTTCGGGCCTTCGCACTCAATGTGAAGATCACGGCCGGCTCGACAATTCGCGCCTCGGATGAGTTCGCCGGTTTCGCCGAACGGATGTGCAGCCAACTGGATCTCGGCGTGGGCCAGTTGGACGAGCTGGCCGATCAACTGAAAGATCTGTCGGCGCGCCTGCAGCAGGCGCTTGAGTTCGAACAGAGCCTCGGCGGCAAATACAACGCCCTGATCCCCGTCGTGCCCGACCGACTTGCGATCGACGCCCGCGACATTCAGCAACAGCATACCCGTATCGCCAATGTGGCCCGAGCGACTGCGGCGATCGCCCGGAGCATTCAAACCAAGGTCAGCAAGGCTCTGATGGCCTTGCAAATCGGCGACATCACGCGTCAGCGCGTCGAACACGTTCAACTGGGTTTGCGCGTGACCAGCCGACTTGTGGCCCAGACCGACTTGCCCGAAGAGGCGCGCGATCGCGCCGAGCGGCGGCTGCTGCATATGCTGGCCGCCCAGATGTCGGACATCGCCGCTGATTTCGAAGCCGAGGCCGGCAAGGTCACCCAGAGCCTGAGCGACATGGCGGCCGACACCGCCCAGATCATCGCCGTGAACGATCTGTCCGAGCAGAACGGCAAGGGCGGCTTGCGAGAGTTGGAGGAGAGCCTGGGTCATGCCGGCCTTCTGGTCGGCGACGTGACGGCCGCCATGGTCAACGCCGACAAGATCAGCCGCGAGACCGTCTCTGCGGTCGAGGCATTGTCGCATCGCGTCGGCGCCATTCAGGGGGTCAAGCGCGACATTCAGCAGATGGCGATCAACAGCAGCCTGCGCTCCAATCGTCTGGGCGATATCGGCAAGCCTTTGAGCGTTATCGCCATCGAATTGAGCAGTCACGCCGGGCTGTTGGAGGAAGAGGCCGACCTGACGCTCAATTCGCTGAACGCCCTTGCCGGCGTGGCGGATCATATGTCTGCCGGGGGCGCCCAGGATGAGCGCATCGACGCCAATCGCCTCGTCGGGGTTCGCGCCCGACTGCGCCAGGCGGCGGATGTGGTCGACAACGATCTGGGCGGCCTCAGCGATCAGGGCGTGGCGACGGCCCAGTCGCTGACCGTGGCGGCCGAACAACTGGGTCTAAAGGCGGACATGGGCGACGCCCTGCACGACGCCGCAGCAGCCCTGGCCGAAGCGGCGGGACCGGAGGTCGATGATCTGTCCGAGATCGAAGCCGCCCTTGATGACGCCATGAGTGAGATCGGGCGCTGCTACACGATGGCGCGCGAACGGCTGATCCACGCGCAATACGCCGTGGCGCGAAAGGACGTCCACGAGGCTGAAGGTTCCGAGGCTACGGCGGCAGCCGTCGAAGCCGCCCCTGCCGAAGAGGAAGACGAGTTCGCCGACCTGTTGTTCTGAGCTGCGGGCGCACCGCATCCGATAGGCAGGCTGGCTACACCGAGCGCGGATCGCCGTCAGCGCGAGCGGTCGACCGCCATGATCTCGCGGGCGATATGCTCCAGCCCCATGATCTTCTGCGCCGCATCGCGGGCGATGGCTTCCTTTGGCATGCCGAAAACGATGGAGCTGGCTTCGTCCTGAGCCACGGTCACGCCGCCGGCGTCCTTCAGTTCCAGCAAACCGCGCGCCCCGTCATCGCCCATGCCGGTCATGATGACCCCCATGGCGTTGCGGCCGGCCGCGCGCGCGGCGGAGCGGAACAGGACATCCACCGAGGGGCGGTGACGCGAGACAGGAGGGCCGTCCTTGATCGCCACCTGATAGCGGGCGCCCTGACGTTCCAGCAGCATGTGCTTGTCGCCCGGCGCGATCAGCACATGGCCGCGCAGGACCGGATCGCCGTGACTCGCTTCCTTGACGGCCACCTCGCACAGGCTGTTCAGGCGCTTGGCGAAGGCGGCGGTGAAACCGGCCGGCATGTGCTGAACGATGATGATGCCGGGCGCATTCGCCG from Brevundimonas fontaquae includes these protein-coding regions:
- a CDS encoding SLC13 family permease, with the translated sequence MTFDQIAALAVLVGVVGVLIHGKVRADVVALTGAAVLLLLGVVRPVEVQGAFASPAVIALAGLFVIAYAIELSGLLGWLIRQATQLASRIGARGIWIVIGLCGSVGGFLNNTPVVVLAAPVIRDVAQSLRLSPKRFLMPLSHVTVMGGLLTLIGTSTNLLVNDMARNAGQPVFGLFEITPVGLAIAVVGGLWLYFVGARQLGRSVAMDEAEAARLAEMEEARQRAEAEAISKRRRRLPFGLPRLGGSRNQADGSGDAHLGDINLYSAADRPFRLRPAMIALGIFVLVIISAALGWAPIAASAFAGAVALILLRVITPEEAYAGLRPEILLLIAGMVVVGTAIEVTGLASAGADRLIGFIRPLGPLGALIVLYGVTLFATELLSNATVAVLITPIAVALAESLGVDPRPFLVCVMMAASAAFATPFGYQTNVLVFNMGGYSYMDFVRVGLPLNLITWVAAMVAIPIFFPF
- a CDS encoding class I SAM-dependent methyltransferase; its protein translation is MGMGTVLRTLIFGKDADRKRRSAKAARIRALPDRRVMAESYVPALAAEGGRILWVGCREYTLDDYAALEGGGGEVWTTDIDATAERWGRSGRHRTGDVCEADGIFSDVRFDAVVCNGVLGYGVDSSEQQQQALKALAAILRPSGRLLLGWNTDKISDPVAAGLTEAHFDPAPLGDRSSRVLFDAVTHVYDSFVRKA
- a CDS encoding glycosyltransferase family 4 protein produces the protein MRIAVVLPRGCSFCPGKDNSMETVVRTLAAHSRLNRSITLICDDGAAPQPDLNIQTVPAGLGRKARNAAVASILRAVSPDIVEYHQQLKMASELARRFPAAVHVLYRHTRIKPAKNVIEAFRYGRRLARFNRLVFVSQAAGQEFAEDYPRLADRVASVCNPIAIEAWRASPDTRENLILFSGRAMRDKGLDLFCVALAETLDRHPDWRGALMLGDWEKHRDWAAPLIGALDRFGDRVEIYKSASLDEVRAVTRRAAIAVTPSRVREAMGLAALEAHAAGAALISSGRGGLREASGEHAIYVDVENAEPLTVAINHLVENPEERLSLARAGQAFVERVHAPAARAAELDALRETLADRSSSGRSPSSARGSFGQMREGTQSGA
- a CDS encoding glucosamine inositolphosphorylceramide transferase family protein — translated: MFDLWRSGFIRRPLSSFIDHELRADEIVWLPDCGPHAYVADPFGITRDGVLTLFVEAFDYYVRRGEIHYRQYDADDRLVGQGVALSEPWHLSYPSLIEDGGELYMLPEGYKSGGLILYRCVRFPDQWEAVARIGEAAAIDATVVKHDGRWWMFHALSGPDDRAMRELHIASADALTGPWTPHVGNPVMRGFETSRPGGSAFVHGGALHLPVQDCASTYGAAINLLRIHTLTPDAFSAVVVKRFEPGHLLDGYGDGFHTLSGHGDVTFIDVKGIRRSAAEPWLKAGFKARRLLGLNGPRGRRATGAAVHPEIFSTVSVRKQG
- a CDS encoding RNA polymerase sigma factor, which codes for MTAPSAHPLIAAYLEQREDLARFCRARLGGASSDIDDVLQDIYLKVAALDPSIQPDNPRAFLFRLTSNLLMDRWRSGQRAVHRDSEWRRLNHEVGSSEDLEGAPSAEAVVAGRERLACLVAALETLPSKTQTVFRLHKFEGVSYADVAAQLGISRSSVEKHMMDALRVLARKVQP
- a CDS encoding FecR family protein codes for the protein MSAQTDIEEEARHWFVTLRDDDAPESAWLDFQDWLEASSAHVAAYDAIESLWVDLDVAAPRPVIAPVVNLAEARVGRTKGRTSWLAAGLGVAASVALAVGLSFWLVPDGRTYATTDAPLTVALEDGSHVYLNRHSSLGVRFERGRRSVALTQGEAAFDIVHEPSRPFVVAAGDHQVEVLGTAFNVLNYGDGFAVAVARGVVAVSPVNAPKVRLTAGQALEQHGMQTPALSSVAPDQASPWRQGVLVYRNRPLADVTDDLSRYLDKPVVLSRSAQALRFTGALRIGDEAVMLRQLQDFVPVRVDVSARGVRVTAREAG
- a CDS encoding TonB-dependent receptor domain-containing protein; this encodes MRPVKTWRPELPGLSKPHAAALLPSLLLFATTALSTPAYADARALDFYIPRQPIDGALLDLALQARVSLGGSVTACSGFGPAINGRMSLDAALTRLLAGSGCRHAIRQDGAVIISRQLSAASAAARPIAPRPTAPVAPPEDVAQVSEVVVTAPRRPELIQSSSSAMTAVGAERIARAGVTGMQGLDSFVSGMTVTNLGPGRNKILLRGVSDGVFTGLTQSTVGLYLDLTPITYAAPDPDLKLIDIDRVEVLRGPQGTLYGTGPIGGVVRIVTRAPAFGQEALSLAATRSRTGGGGWNSDYSLIANVPVAGNRAAIRAAIYGETYSGYINDVELKLRRVNDGMRRGGRLSTALEISPGWTARAGVVHQSIVTEDTHYVYRGLGPFRRANLVREPHQNRFDQFSGSLEGQGGWGRMNASLAVVEHGFKSRYDASSALRRFGSGWRIGALDESKNIHLVVGEANLASPDIGRWRWLAGALASSSTTHTAPILAALTPAPHPVYSEDRRDRLDEAALYGEASLDLPYDLTLTAGARYYVLEYDTTSSVIQGRRSRLFDGHGESAGLTPKLALAWTPSDQLNLSAQISQGHRAGGFNTAGVIGQDFSGAADSPAREYQPDALWNVEIGAKYRSPDGRARVRAAAYAARWRNVQSDQFLPSGLAYVVNVGDGADKGVEVETNWRPFEALEVFANGLIADPRITDPNVQFDSRRNAGLPGVPRTSANLGFTWRQPLREQLHLLADGGLSYVGASRLTFDGRQKHRMGDYATGRLSLGVEASAWTARLFVDNLFDTKANTFAYSDPFRLPDAQAITPLRPRTIGLTLTWTAR